From Metasolibacillus fluoroglycofenilyticus, the proteins below share one genomic window:
- a CDS encoding ASCH domain-containing protein — translation MNKIQQFWHDFCRANGKEEIQYKDAFQFGVSADWLANLVVEGKKTATTSGYMFYELENEALPQSGEYYIVLNGQEEPVAVIQIQSVEVVPMNEVTVDFALAEGEGDYQFWWDVHEKFFTELLKTYNKKFSPNMLVVCERFRKVP, via the coding sequence ATGAATAAGATTCAACAATTTTGGCATGATTTTTGCAGAGCAAATGGTAAAGAAGAAATTCAATATAAAGATGCATTTCAATTTGGAGTTTCAGCTGATTGGTTAGCTAATTTAGTTGTTGAAGGAAAGAAAACAGCAACAACTTCAGGTTATATGTTTTATGAGTTAGAAAATGAGGCTCTACCTCAAAGTGGTGAGTATTATATCGTTCTAAATGGACAGGAAGAGCCAGTAGCAGTCATTCAAATTCAATCCGTTGAAGTTGTTCCAATGAATGAGGTAACAGTAGACTTTGCTTTAGCAGAAGGTGAGGGTGATTATCAGTTTTGGTGGGATGTCCATGAAAAATTTTTTACCGAATTATTGAAGACTTATAATAAAAAATTTTCGCCAAATATGTTAGTTGTATGTGAACGCTTTAGAAAAGTACCGTAG